The Weissella confusa DNA window AACGCAATATGCTGAAGAAAACGGCTATTCAGTCCGCGATATCGACATGACGAACTGGTTCACGTATTACCGTACTGGTGAGCCAGCGGCCCGTGCCAAGGTTGTCTTAGATGCCGACAAGAAGTTGGTAGGCGCAACGGTTTTGAGTGCGCATGCTGATGAGTTGATTAATTACTTCACTGAAGCAATTAACAACAAGGATGGCTACCAAGCGATCCGTGATCGTTTGTACGCGTACCCAACGCCAGCATCAGATTTGGAATACTTCTTCTAACAAAATAACGGCCAGGAATTTGTTTCCTGGCCGTTTTCTTTATTTACTGTACTGGTGCGCTGGTGTGTGACAGCACGGTCTTGCAATCACGGCTAACCACAACCGTGTGCGTTAATTCGCCGTCTTCAAATGTCACTTCAACTGTTCGATCAGTTGGGTTATAAACCTCATTCGTTGCGGAAACTGAGTCTGGATTCACCTTGGCAGCCGTTGCAGCGGTCTTTAAGGCTTTCTCCAACATGGCGCTACTATCTGACTTTTTTGTCCCAGATGATTGCACCGTCAAAGCCTCCTCAGCGCCGTGCAACACCCCACGTTGATAACCGTTTGAATGCCCGAGAAAATAAGCTGCTGTGATAATTGCGCCCATCATTAAGACGAGGCAAAAGATAACTACAGCAGGTAACCGGTTTGTTCGTTTGTGGGGTTCAATAGGACGCATACAACTTTCTCCTAAATTGTTAATACTTAATATGATTAACTATACCCGCAAAAAGTTGGGGATTCATGCCAGAAATGACATGTAAACACGAACTTTGAATAGCGATTTTCTGAAAAACGCTTGCAAATTCGTACACTTTTGGTATATTTGATGAAACAAATGAGAACGTAATCACTATCGGTATAATTGCTGGAGAATGGCCGGCGAGTTCCTACCCGTTTCCCAAGAGACGGACTACCGATAGTGTTTTGAGATATCTAATTGCACCCATTCTGCATGCTTTTTTGCGTGTGAATGGGTGCTTTTTAGTTCTATCGAATCACCTAATTGGGGTAGTGGTTACACAGAAGAGATGGAGGGATTTGTTTATCATGGAAGCCGTCACAGAAGTTGGGGTTACAACGCACACTAAGACATCCAAATTGCAGGAGGCAGTTTTGGGATTACAACACGTCTTAGCGATGTATTCAGGTGGTATTTTGGTGCCACTGTTGATTGGAACGGCTTTACATTTTTCGCCACAACAAATGGCGTATCTGATTTCAGCGGACATTTTTATGACGGGAATCGGAACATTACTGCAACTTAAGAGCACACGATTGACGGGAATCGCCATGCCAGTCGTGCTAGGGTCTGCAATTCAATCGGTGACACCATTGATTAATATCGGTGGCACGTTGGGTGTTGGTGCCATGTACGGTGCGACGATTTCAGCAGGTATCTTTGTGTTCTTGATTGCGGGTTTGTTTGCGCGCCTGCGTGAGTATTTCCCGCCAGTTGTGACGGGATCATTAATTACGGTCATTGGATTTACGTTGATTCCAGTCGGCATTCAAAACCTTGGTGGTGGTGATGTTGCAGCAAAATCATTTGGAAGCGCCGCGAATTTATCGGTTGGTGTGTTCACCATGGCTGTCATTGTTCTGGTTAGCTTGTTAGCGAAGGGCTTTACGAAAGCTATTTCGATTCTGCTCGGTATTATCCTAGGCACAATTTTTGCTGGATTACTCGGTATGGTTTCATTGGCACCGGTTGCGGAAGCATCTTGGTTCCACTTACCAACGCCATTTTTCTTGGGAACGCCAACTTTCCACTCATCGGCTATCGTCACAATGATTATAATTGCGTTAACGTCGATGATTGAGTCAACTGGTGTGTACTTCGCCTTGGCTGACCTAACTGGTCGCAAGTTAACGAATAATGATATGGCAAAGGGATATCGTGCTGAAGGGTTGGCCGTTATTTTGTCAGGTTTGTTTAACACCTTTCCATACTCAACATTTTCACAAAACGTTGGGGTGGTGCGTTTGTCTGGTGTGAAATCAAAGGCGCCGATTTACTATGCTGCCGGCATTCTGTTGTTGATTGGCTTGTTGCCAAAGTTTGGTGCTTTAGCAACAATCATCCCAACATCAGTGTTGGGTGGTGCAATGGTGATTTTGTTCGGCACGATTGGTGTACAAGGAACGACGATCTTGCGCAAGGTGGATTTTGCCAAGGAACGTAATTTGATGATTGCCGCAATCTCGATTGGGGCTGGTATTGGGGTGACGGTTTACCCACAAATTTTCCAACACTTACCAGAGTTGGTTCGATTGGTTATCGAAAATGCAGTGGTTGTAACGTCAGTATTAGCAGTGTTCTTAAACATTGTTTTGCCAGGACGTGAAAAAGAAACAGGGGATGAATAATGAAGTTGCTAGAGGAACGAATTAAGCAAGACGGACGTGTCATTGGAACAGAAGTTTTGAAGGTTGATAACTTCTTAAATCACCAAGTTGATCCGGCTTTGATGAAGGCGATGGGGGATGAATTCGCCCGTTTGTTCGCGGATGCCAAGGTAGATAAGGTGCTGACAGTTGAGTCATCAGGGATTGCGCCGGCTGTCTTTACAGCATTAGCATTGAACGTCCCAATGGTGTTTGCACGTAAGAAGAAGTCACTCACGCTATCTGAGGACCACTACACGGCGGATGTGTACTCATTTACCAAGCAAGAAACAAACCACGTTATTGTTGACAAGCGCTTCATTCAACCAGGTGAACGTTTGTTGTTGATTGATGATTTCTTGGCAAACGGTCAAGCGGTTGAAGGCATGATGCAAATTGCTAAGGCAGCTGGTGCCGAAGTTGTCGGTGTCGGCATCGTGATTGAAAAGACGTTCCAAAAGGGCCGTGCCTTGTTGGACGAGCGTGACGTTCGTGTTGAATCATTGGCTCGCATTGCTGCCTTTGACAATGGCGAAGTGGTGTTCGCGGATTAATTCATAACGAATATTCACCAGATGTTCATGGTCTTTTTTAAAGAAGAAGAGTAGACTGAGGGCATACACATGGAGGTGAGTATCAATGGCAAAAATTGATTTGGGTGGCTCAGGACTAATCGTTCCTGACGTTGCCTTGGGGGTAATGCGTATTGCTGATAAGTCTGCTGCTGAAGCACAAGCTTTGGTTGAGAAGGCTTTGGAAAAGGATGTGAACTTCTTCGACACAGCTGACATTTACGCCGCAGGTAAGAGTTCAGTTGTTTTGGGACAAGCTTTGAAGGATGCCGGTGTAAACCGTGAGGACATCTTCTTGCAATCAAAGGGTGGCATCATCCTTGAAGACGGCCAAATTTCAGGTGACGGCTGGAAGGGACCTCGTTATGACTTCTCAAAGTCACACTTGATCTCAGCTGTTGACGAAGAATTGAAGCGTCTTCAAACGGATTACTTGGATGTTTTCTTGTTGCACCGTCCAGACACGTTGATGGACCCTGAACAAGTTGCTGAAGCTTTTGATGAGTTGCAAGCATCTGGTAAGGTTAAGCACTTTGGAACATCAAACATGAACCCATGGCAAGTTGAGTTGGTCCAAGCTTCATTGAAGCAAAAGTTGGTTGCCAACCAATTGCAATTCGGTATCATGCACACGGGAATGATCGATGCTGACATTCACGTGAACATGTCAGATGAGCGTTCATTTGACCACGACGGTGGCATCTTGGCCTACTCACGCTTGAAGAACATGACAATTCAAGCATGGTCACCATTCCAATACGGCTTCTTTGAGGGACCATTTATCGACAACGATAAGTTCCCAGTATTGAACGCAAAGTTGCAAGAATTGGCTGACAAGTATGGTGTAACGAAGAACACGATTGCTGTGGCCTTCATCTTGCACCACCCAGCTAAGATGCAAGTTGTTTTGGGTTCAATGAACGTGAACCGTTTGGACGAAATGATGGACGGCGACAAGGTAACGTTGACGAACCAAGAGTGGTACGACATCTACTTTGCAGCTGGAAACGATTTGCCATAAAAAGAGCATAGAGCAACGGTTTTTGGCTGAAAGCCAAAAATCAGGTATCCGGAGATAAGTGAATAAATTCTTGGTGCGCTGTAAGCGTGCCAAAATTTGTTTGCTTATCGGAGAGATGCCTGAAGTTGCGCCAGGCGTTTAATAAGAGCATAGAGCAACGATGAATCAACAGATTCGGCGTTGCTTTTTATTTTGGCAATATAAAAAAGCCCGCTGCAAATTCAGCGGACTTTGAATGATAATTAGAATACTAGCATCACAGCACCAGCGATTCCGATCAATAGACCGTAAACGACGGCCGGAATGGCTGTCTTACGCAAGATTGCGCCTTCCTTACCAGCCAAACCAACAACGGCACTAGCAGCGACGATGTTGTGAACACAAATCATGTTACCAGCAGCGGCCCCGATAACTTGCAAGGCCAAGATGATTGGCGCTGACAAGTGAGCAGTTGCCGCAACGTCGGCTTGGATAGGTGAGAACGTCAATGTTGAAACCGTGGCACTTCCAGTAATGAAAGCACCAAGTTCACCCAAGAATGGGGCAACGAACACCCAAACGCCAGCCATGTGTTCAGACACGGTCTTGGCAATGTAAGTTGGCATTGATGGCATGTCGATGGTGTTCATCCCTGAGTTAGAGGAGACTTGCACCATAATCAATGTCACCATCAATGTGATTCCCGTGCTGACCATTGAGGCAGACACAGTCTTTGCGGCTGGCACGAATGGCTTGATTGTACGTGCTTGGACGATCAAGGCAATCAAAGCAGCCAATGTTAGGATAAATCCTGGTGAATACAAAACTGGCCAATCTGAGCTGATACCCTTGATACCAAGAATGTTTACCCAACCCAAATCAATGGCGTGGTTCATGAAATCCTTCAACCAGCCAATTGTTCGTGATAGCAACAAGAGCGCCACCACGATGAGGTAAGGTGACCAGGCCGTCAACAACGACATGTTTCCTGACGCGTGTTGATTAACTTCTTCGTCGTTTTGGACACCATCGCCAGCAAAGTTCGCACCCTTCCAAGGGTTCGTGAACGATGTCTTTGGCAACAAGAAACGTGTCTTAAGTGTGATGACGGCAATGATTAGCAATGTTAGTGGCGTCAAAATTGACACGAACTCATAACCAATTAGGTGCGCGTACACCCAAGCAAAACCATTGTATGCGATACCGATGAACAAAGCCCATGGCGTCATCTCCAACCAGTCGCGGGCTGATTTCTTGCCACGATTGAAGAATGTAACCAATAGAATAACCAACATAAGTGGCATGAATGTACCACCGAACAAATCAATCGTGGTCATTGAACGAGCAATTTCATTCATAAAATCAGTGGCGT harbors:
- a CDS encoding nucleobase:cation symporter-2 family protein, with product MEAVTEVGVTTHTKTSKLQEAVLGLQHVLAMYSGGILVPLLIGTALHFSPQQMAYLISADIFMTGIGTLLQLKSTRLTGIAMPVVLGSAIQSVTPLINIGGTLGVGAMYGATISAGIFVFLIAGLFARLREYFPPVVTGSLITVIGFTLIPVGIQNLGGGDVAAKSFGSAANLSVGVFTMAVIVLVSLLAKGFTKAISILLGIILGTIFAGLLGMVSLAPVAEASWFHLPTPFFLGTPTFHSSAIVTMIIIALTSMIESTGVYFALADLTGRKLTNNDMAKGYRAEGLAVILSGLFNTFPYSTFSQNVGVVRLSGVKSKAPIYYAAGILLLIGLLPKFGALATIIPTSVLGGAMVILFGTIGVQGTTILRKVDFAKERNLMIAAISIGAGIGVTVYPQIFQHLPELVRLVIENAVVVTSVLAVFLNIVLPGREKETGDE
- a CDS encoding xanthine phosphoribosyltransferase, with the translated sequence MKLLEERIKQDGRVIGTEVLKVDNFLNHQVDPALMKAMGDEFARLFADAKVDKVLTVESSGIAPAVFTALALNVPMVFARKKKSLTLSEDHYTADVYSFTKQETNHVIVDKRFIQPGERLLLIDDFLANGQAVEGMMQIAKAAGAEVVGVGIVIEKTFQKGRALLDERDVRVESLARIAAFDNGEVVFAD
- a CDS encoding aldo/keto reductase family oxidoreductase, yielding MAKIDLGGSGLIVPDVALGVMRIADKSAAEAQALVEKALEKDVNFFDTADIYAAGKSSVVLGQALKDAGVNREDIFLQSKGGIILEDGQISGDGWKGPRYDFSKSHLISAVDEELKRLQTDYLDVFLLHRPDTLMDPEQVAEAFDELQASGKVKHFGTSNMNPWQVELVQASLKQKLVANQLQFGIMHTGMIDADIHVNMSDERSFDHDGGILAYSRLKNMTIQAWSPFQYGFFEGPFIDNDKFPVLNAKLQELADKYGVTKNTIAVAFILHHPAKMQVVLGSMNVNRLDEMMDGDKVTLTNQEWYDIYFAAGNDLP